A genomic segment from Pseudomonas sp. M30-35 encodes:
- a CDS encoding TolC family protein — protein sequence MKFQYACLHPLVWALATVLSGLVSHGAYALSLTEAMREAERDAPSLAAQAAQVDAARNDAIPAGELPDPKLLLGLQNYPINGPDRGELNAMPMTSTKIGVMQQMLNADKRKARVDRAQAGVERAKIEEQIERLNVRRETALAWISTLAVERKIALFKTLYNENRLLSKAVQARLAGGNGQTADTIAPQMEAALLEEQEDQLRQDLALQRAALRRWVGVRANEKLTGQMPNWPVDSQYYKHNLERHPELAAFASITSEAQAQLREAKAEKKSDWSWEVAYQNRDQDFGDMVSLQLSIDLPIFSGSRQDPKIAARSSRLNQIEAEQEAQLRLHTQQLEDDLATYQRLDRAFKRSQTTLVPLARDKVKLSMADYRAARNQLSVVISARQELIEAQLKQIDIEQQRALTSARLYFTDMEAGL from the coding sequence ATGAAATTTCAATATGCATGCCTACACCCATTGGTGTGGGCACTGGCGACTGTGCTATCCGGGCTAGTCAGCCATGGCGCCTATGCGCTGTCACTTACAGAAGCCATGCGTGAGGCCGAACGTGATGCCCCGTCACTTGCGGCCCAAGCCGCACAAGTTGACGCAGCAAGAAACGACGCCATACCTGCGGGTGAATTGCCCGACCCCAAGCTACTCCTTGGTTTACAGAATTACCCTATCAACGGCCCTGATCGCGGCGAGCTAAATGCGATGCCGATGACATCAACAAAAATCGGTGTAATGCAGCAAATGCTCAACGCCGATAAGCGCAAAGCACGGGTTGATCGGGCTCAGGCTGGTGTCGAACGGGCAAAGATTGAAGAGCAGATTGAACGCTTAAATGTACGCCGCGAAACAGCGCTGGCGTGGATATCGACTCTGGCGGTTGAACGTAAAATTGCTCTATTCAAGACCCTCTACAACGAAAACCGCTTGCTTAGCAAAGCAGTTCAAGCTCGCCTTGCTGGCGGTAATGGCCAGACCGCAGACACCATCGCACCACAAATGGAAGCCGCGTTGCTTGAAGAGCAAGAAGATCAGCTTCGACAGGACCTCGCGCTGCAGCGGGCCGCATTGCGGCGCTGGGTCGGAGTACGCGCAAATGAAAAACTGACTGGGCAAATGCCTAACTGGCCTGTCGACTCGCAGTACTACAAACACAACCTGGAACGTCACCCTGAGCTTGCAGCCTTCGCATCGATAACCAGCGAAGCACAAGCGCAATTGCGTGAAGCCAAGGCTGAAAAAAAATCCGACTGGAGCTGGGAAGTCGCTTACCAGAATCGCGATCAGGATTTCGGCGACATGGTCAGCCTGCAACTCAGTATTGATCTGCCAATTTTTAGCGGTTCACGGCAGGACCCGAAGATTGCTGCACGCAGCTCCAGGCTGAATCAAATCGAAGCTGAGCAGGAAGCGCAACTGCGCCTGCACACTCAACAGCTAGAGGACGACCTGGCGACCTATCAACGTCTTGACCGTGCATTTAAACGCAGCCAGACAACCTTAGTTCCACTGGCCAGAGACAAAGTAAAGCTGTCGATGGCGGACTACCGTGCCGCCCGCAACCAGTTATCAGTCGTTATCAGCGCCCGCCAAGAACTTATCGAGGCGCAACTCAAGCAGATTGATATCGAACAGCAGCGTGCACTCACCAGCGCCCGCCTGTATTTCACTGACATGGAGGCAGGCCTGTGA
- a CDS encoding DoxX family protein — translation MINLPNPQASAPVRVINRAIDLLKRIPYSLIAFIGRFSIAAVFWKSGQTKITGLEIDLVSGTFVFGIPSLSPSAIPLFSDEYKLPFLSPEFAATLSACAEHFLPVLILFGFATRFSALGLLMMTLVIQLLVYPGAYPTHGVWAAVFLMLISKGPGMLSLDHLIARRYGDKR, via the coding sequence ATGATTAATTTACCCAACCCACAGGCTTCAGCGCCGGTACGTGTGATTAACCGCGCGATCGATTTGCTGAAGCGAATCCCTTACAGCCTGATTGCGTTTATCGGGCGGTTCTCGATCGCTGCCGTGTTCTGGAAATCCGGACAGACAAAAATTACCGGCCTTGAAATTGATCTTGTCTCCGGCACATTCGTTTTCGGTATCCCCTCACTCTCCCCTTCGGCAATTCCACTATTCTCGGATGAGTATAAATTGCCTTTTTTATCCCCTGAATTTGCTGCCACGCTATCTGCATGCGCGGAGCACTTTCTACCCGTGCTGATTCTGTTTGGATTTGCCACACGCTTCTCAGCACTGGGCTTGCTGATGATGACATTAGTGATTCAACTGCTGGTTTATCCGGGAGCTTATCCAACTCACGGGGTATGGGCTGCGGTGTTCTTAATGCTTATAAGCAAAGGTCCTGGCATGTTATCGCTGGACCACTTGATTGCACGTCGCTATGGCGACAAGCGATAA
- a CDS encoding DUF2063 domain-containing protein, whose product MSYQQEFSSALINAEQPCPTQLKTWNGSDSSSRFAVYRNNVISSLINALADNFPVVLQLVGDDFFRAMANVFVREFPPQTRILTFYGAGFARFIEAFPPARSLPYLADVARLEFVRIQAYHSADVAALGPEQISQVLSQPEALERMTFTLHPSLTVLNSAHAIVSLWGAHQGHIDITQVNPNTAEHALILRNQLDVEVMHISAAAALFIGVLMERQPLAAAVEYAIACEPDFDLPPLLAHLIQAGAITRYSVSNSAA is encoded by the coding sequence ATGAGCTACCAGCAGGAATTTTCCAGCGCATTGATCAATGCTGAACAGCCTTGTCCTACCCAGCTGAAAACCTGGAATGGTTCTGACAGCAGCAGTCGTTTTGCGGTATATCGCAACAACGTTATCAGTTCATTGATCAACGCTCTTGCCGATAATTTCCCCGTGGTATTGCAGTTGGTCGGCGATGACTTTTTCCGGGCGATGGCCAATGTGTTTGTTCGCGAGTTCCCGCCACAAACGCGAATTCTGACCTTTTACGGGGCTGGCTTTGCCCGGTTTATCGAGGCATTTCCACCTGCCCGAAGCCTGCCCTATCTTGCTGACGTGGCACGCCTTGAGTTTGTCCGCATTCAGGCTTATCACAGCGCTGATGTCGCAGCACTGGGTCCAGAACAAATTAGCCAAGTGTTAAGCCAGCCCGAAGCACTTGAACGGATGACGTTTACCCTGCATCCATCACTTACGGTGCTTAATTCTGCCCACGCGATTGTCTCGCTGTGGGGCGCGCATCAGGGCCATATTGATATTACGCAGGTCAACCCAAACACCGCTGAACATGCCCTGATATTGCGTAACCAACTGGATGTTGAGGTGATGCATATATCAGCCGCTGCGGCACTGTTTATTGGCGTGCTGATGGAACGGCAACCGTTAGCAGCGGCTGTCGAATATGCCATCGCTTGCGAGCCTGACTTTGACCTGCCCCCGCTTTTGGCCCACCTGATTCAAGCAGGTGCAATCACCCGTTATAGCGTTTCCAACTCTGCCGCCTAA
- a CDS encoding DUF692 domain-containing protein → MTLSPLPHVSSASDIHLTLPVRAGLGLKNQHISQILNEKTDIGFFEVHAENYMIAGGPFHHHLTQIRQRYALSIHGVGLSIGAEQAIDEDHLDRLAELLNRYQPHSFSEHLAWSSHGENFYNDLLPIPYDQATLARVCEHIDRVQERLQRRMLLENPSTYVEFAHSSMSEADFIRAVVERTGCGLLLDVNNVYVSCVNHNWNPQQYIASLPLAAVGEIHLAGFAEDQDSAGSRLLIDAHCAPVDNAVWSLYRDVLSRTGPLPTLIERDNDIPPLAVLLAEVQQAEGLLAQHAQQLERA, encoded by the coding sequence ATGACATTGTCCCCTTTACCGCATGTAAGCAGCGCTTCTGATATACACCTAACCCTGCCCGTTCGAGCAGGGTTAGGTTTAAAAAACCAGCACATCTCGCAAATTCTCAACGAAAAAACCGATATTGGTTTTTTTGAAGTGCACGCTGAAAACTACATGATTGCTGGCGGGCCATTTCACCATCATCTAACGCAGATTCGTCAGCGCTATGCCCTGTCGATTCACGGTGTAGGTTTATCGATCGGTGCCGAACAAGCTATCGACGAAGATCACCTGGACCGCCTGGCCGAGCTACTCAACCGTTACCAACCACACTCTTTTTCAGAACATCTGGCCTGGTCAAGCCACGGCGAGAACTTTTATAACGACCTGCTACCGATTCCTTACGACCAAGCCACTCTGGCGCGCGTTTGTGAGCACATTGATCGTGTCCAAGAACGCTTGCAGCGGCGCATGCTTCTAGAAAACCCCTCGACTTATGTTGAGTTTGCCCACTCCAGCATGAGCGAAGCCGATTTCATCCGTGCAGTCGTAGAACGTACCGGCTGCGGCCTGCTGCTCGATGTCAATAATGTGTATGTATCGTGCGTCAACCACAACTGGAACCCGCAGCAATACATTGCCAGCCTGCCACTTGCAGCAGTCGGTGAAATACATTTGGCTGGCTTCGCTGAGGATCAAGACAGTGCCGGTAGTCGCCTGTTAATCGATGCCCATTGTGCACCCGTCGATAACGCAGTCTGGTCGCTCTACCGCGACGTTCTTAGCCGCACCGGCCCGCTGCCAACATTGATCGAGCGTGACAACGATATTCCGCCCCTTGCTGTGCTGCTTGCTGAAGTGCAGCAGGCCGAAGGTCTATTAGCACAGCACGCGCAACAGCTGGAGCGAGCATGA
- a CDS encoding DUF2282 domain-containing protein — protein MNAKTRTVSAASLALALGAAVALSSAVVTTAHAADNEKCFGISLQGKNDCAAGAGTTCAGTAKTDYQANAWKYVPTGTCEKTESPTSPTGFGQLTEYKPKA, from the coding sequence ATGAATGCCAAGACCCGTACTGTTTCCGCCGCTAGCCTCGCACTCGCATTGGGCGCAGCTGTGGCACTGTCATCTGCTGTAGTTACAACTGCACATGCCGCCGACAACGAAAAATGCTTCGGTATTTCTCTGCAAGGCAAAAACGATTGTGCAGCAGGTGCTGGCACTACTTGCGCAGGCACTGCAAAAACCGACTACCAAGCCAACGCCTGGAAATACGTTCCAACTGGGACATGTGAAAAAACTGAGTCGCCAACGTCGCCAACTGGCTTTGGTCAGTTGACTGAATATAAGCCAAAGGCTTAA
- a CDS encoding class I SAM-dependent methyltransferase, with amino-acid sequence MDALAPHLAAAAKQWAARLGLPQVGEAAFALQLADSGLQLAELGPQAPGPVRVDFVEGAVAHRRLFGGGSGQMIAKAVGIQSGVRPVVLDATAGLGRDAFVLASLGCTVSLIERQPLIAALLEDGLARAERDPDVAPITARMQLLVGNAISLMNDWQGERPQVIYLDPMFPHRDKSALVKKEMRVFRPLVGDDMDAPALLAAALQLASHRVVVKRPRKAPVVEGTKPGYALEGKSSRYDIYPLKKLIAADK; translated from the coding sequence ATGGATGCGTTGGCTCCCCATTTGGCGGCAGCCGCAAAGCAATGGGCAGCGCGGCTGGGTTTGCCGCAAGTGGGTGAGGCGGCATTTGCTTTGCAACTAGCGGACAGTGGCTTGCAGTTAGCCGAACTCGGCCCGCAAGCGCCTGGGCCAGTACGTGTAGATTTCGTTGAGGGTGCAGTTGCGCATCGGCGTTTGTTTGGCGGCGGGAGCGGCCAGATGATAGCCAAGGCAGTGGGGATTCAGTCGGGTGTGCGTCCGGTGGTACTGGATGCAACTGCTGGGCTTGGGCGCGATGCATTCGTGTTGGCAAGTCTGGGCTGCACTGTAAGCCTGATTGAGCGTCAGCCATTAATTGCCGCGCTGCTTGAAGATGGCTTGGCGCGAGCCGAGCGCGATCCTGATGTGGCGCCGATTACTGCGCGCATGCAGTTGCTCGTCGGCAACGCGATTAGCTTGATGAATGATTGGCAGGGTGAGCGACCGCAGGTGATTTACCTTGACCCGATGTTCCCGCATCGCGACAAAAGCGCTTTGGTCAAAAAGGAAATGCGGGTATTCCGCCCGCTGGTGGGGGATGACATGGATGCCCCTGCTTTGCTGGCTGCTGCGTTGCAGTTGGCCAGCCACCGTGTGGTGGTCAAACGCCCGCGTAAAGCGCCGGTCGTTGAGGGCACAAAGCCCGGCTACGCGCTTGAGGGCAAGTCCAGCCGGTACGATATCTATCCGTTGAAAAAGCTCATTGCAGCAGACAAGTAA
- a CDS encoding TetR/AcrR family transcriptional regulator encodes MPNKLLQSNGPGRPKDLAKRNAILEAAKTLFLRNGYDGSSMDAIAAEAGVSKLTVYNHFTDKETLFSAAVKAKCEAQIPELLFELPDETPIETILLNVALAFHTLINSRESIELHRVMVSLSGQDTKLSKLFFEAGPQRLLDAMQRLLERANASGKLKIDDTHIAADQFFCLIKGGANFCVLIGLEEALEGDAALEHIQQHVAMFIRAYQAD; translated from the coding sequence ATGCCAAACAAGTTGTTACAGTCAAATGGCCCGGGTCGGCCCAAAGATCTCGCAAAACGCAACGCCATTCTGGAAGCGGCGAAAACGCTGTTTCTGCGCAACGGTTACGACGGTAGCAGCATGGACGCAATTGCCGCTGAGGCAGGCGTGTCTAAACTCACGGTGTACAACCACTTCACAGATAAAGAGACACTGTTCTCGGCGGCAGTCAAAGCCAAATGCGAAGCACAAATACCTGAATTGCTGTTTGAGTTGCCCGACGAAACCCCTATCGAAACAATCTTGCTTAACGTTGCACTTGCCTTTCATACGCTGATCAATAGCCGTGAGTCGATTGAGCTGCACCGGGTCATGGTCAGCCTAAGCGGCCAGGACACCAAGCTATCGAAACTGTTCTTCGAAGCAGGCCCTCAACGCTTGCTCGACGCCATGCAGCGATTGCTGGAACGCGCCAATGCCAGCGGCAAGCTGAAAATCGACGATACACATATCGCCGCGGACCAGTTTTTCTGCCTGATTAAAGGCGGAGCCAACTTCTGTGTATTGATCGGCCTGGAGGAAGCCCTTGAGGGCGATGCGGCTCTGGAACATATCCAACAACACGTCGCTATGTTTATCCGTGCCTATCAAGCAGACTGA
- a CDS encoding efflux RND transporter periplasmic adaptor subunit has product MFQHVMRAVFPLSLMAVLAACGNGEKTEPVVSPAMVVQPVPSTSRQDTYPGEVRARFEPDLAFRIGGKVVKRQVDVGDRVKKGQPLAELDPQDVRLQLESARAQVASAQANLQLVKAERDRYKTLQGRQLVSRSQYDNAENLYRAGVARLKQAQAEFNVADNQSDYAVLAASQDGVIAQRAVEVGQVVAAGQTVFSLAVDGEREVRIDLPEQAFGRYRVGQQVTVELWSQPGKHFKGQIREMSPAADAQSRTFATRVTLNSGEVPAELGQSARVFIAREGEVALAIPLSALTADAGEPYVWVVDPQSLTLKRTPVRVGPYSDNSVPVLAGLKADDWIVAAGTQVLQEGQRVKPLDRENRTIKLTAKE; this is encoded by the coding sequence ATGTTCCAGCATGTCATGCGAGCTGTATTTCCCTTAAGCCTTATGGCTGTACTTGCCGCGTGCGGTAATGGTGAAAAGACTGAGCCAGTGGTGAGCCCCGCAATGGTGGTGCAGCCTGTGCCTTCTACATCGCGGCAAGACACCTATCCGGGCGAAGTGCGTGCGCGTTTTGAGCCAGATCTGGCATTCCGGATTGGCGGCAAAGTAGTAAAGCGCCAAGTTGATGTGGGTGACCGCGTTAAGAAAGGCCAGCCATTGGCTGAGCTTGATCCTCAAGATGTGCGTTTGCAGCTTGAGTCGGCTCGCGCGCAAGTCGCTTCCGCACAGGCGAATTTGCAGTTGGTGAAAGCTGAGCGCGACCGCTACAAAACCCTGCAGGGTCGCCAATTGGTAAGCCGCTCGCAGTATGACAATGCGGAAAACCTGTATCGCGCAGGTGTTGCACGTCTGAAACAGGCTCAGGCGGAGTTTAATGTTGCTGATAATCAGAGTGACTACGCCGTATTAGCTGCCTCACAAGATGGGGTTATTGCTCAGCGTGCTGTTGAGGTCGGTCAGGTTGTCGCGGCGGGACAAACCGTCTTCTCGTTGGCTGTCGATGGTGAGCGTGAAGTCCGCATTGATTTACCGGAGCAGGCTTTCGGGCGTTATCGCGTGGGCCAGCAGGTTACCGTTGAGTTGTGGTCACAACCGGGGAAGCACTTTAAAGGTCAGATCCGTGAAATGTCCCCTGCGGCTGATGCGCAATCACGCACCTTTGCTACGCGGGTGACTTTAAACTCAGGAGAGGTGCCAGCCGAGTTGGGGCAGAGCGCTCGGGTGTTTATTGCCCGTGAAGGTGAGGTAGCACTGGCTATTCCGCTCTCCGCCTTAACCGCAGATGCAGGCGAGCCTTACGTCTGGGTGGTTGACCCACAGAGCCTGACCTTGAAGCGTACACCTGTGCGTGTTGGCCCTTATAGCGATAATTCTGTGCCAGTTTTGGCGGGACTCAAGGCGGATGACTGGATTGTCGCGGCGGGTACTCAAGTGCTGCAGGAGGGGCAGCGAGTCAAGCCACTGGATCGTGAAAACCGCACGATCAAGCTGACGGCGAAGGAGTAA
- a CDS encoding efflux RND transporter permease subunit, translating to MDFNLSRWALNNRQIVLYIMLLLSIIGAISYTKLGQSEDPPFTFKAMVIRTNWPGASAEEVARQVTDRIEKKLMETGEYEKLISYSRPGESQVTFLASDYLKPDEVKELYYQVRKKVGDIRHTLPQGIQGPFFNDEFGDTFGNIYALTGKGFDYPILKDYADRIQLQLQRVKDVGKIELLGLQDEKIWIELSNTKAATLGLSLAAVQQALNQQNAVTTAGFFETPTDRVQVRVEGRFKTPEEIRNFPMRVAGRTFRLGDVAEVKRGFNDPAAPRMRFMGEEALGIAVSMKDGGDILQLGESLESQFARIQQTLPAGMQLHKVSDQPAAVKSGVGEFVQVLAEALIIVLLVSFFSLGLRTGLVVALSIPLVLAMTFATMYYLGIGLHKISLGALVLALGLLVDDAIIAVEMMAIKMEQGFDRVKAASYAWTSTAFPMLTGTLITAAGFLPIATAQSGTGEYTRSIFQVVSIALLVSWIAAVIFVPYLGAKFLPDLAKLHAAKHGGSAAGHDPYATPFYQRVRRTVTWCVRHRKTVILVTVCMFVVSLGLFKLVPQQFFPASNRLELMVDLKLAEGASLRATEEQTKRLEALLKTHEGIDNFVAYVGSGSPRFYLPLDQQLPAASFAQFVVLTKNIEQREEIRNWLIKTMNEEFPTLRTRISRLENGPPVGYPIQLRVSGEHIDTVRALARQVAVKVRENPYVTNVHLDWEEPSKVVRVNIDQDRARALGITSEDIADFLRGTLIGTTVSQFREDDELIEILLRGTDQERRSLDMLPSLAIQTSSGKNVALSQVATLEYGFEEGIIWHRERLPTVTVRADVYGKEQPSSIITQILPTLDQVRAELPSGYLLNVGGTVEDASKGQTSVNAGVPLFIVVVLTLLMLQLRSFSRTAMVFITAPLGLIGVTLFLLLFNQPFGFVAMLGTIALSGMIMRNSVILVDQIEQDISAGQDRWNAIIDATVRRFRPIALTALAAVLAMIPLSRSIFFGPMAVAIMGGLIVATALTLLFLPALYAAWFRVKENPQT from the coding sequence ATGGATTTCAACCTCTCGCGTTGGGCCCTGAACAACCGTCAGATCGTCCTCTACATTATGCTCTTGCTGAGTATTATCGGGGCGATTTCCTACACCAAGCTTGGTCAGAGTGAAGACCCGCCCTTTACCTTCAAAGCGATGGTGATTCGTACCAATTGGCCGGGTGCTTCGGCCGAAGAAGTTGCACGGCAAGTAACTGATCGCATCGAAAAGAAGCTGATGGAAACCGGCGAGTACGAGAAGCTGATTTCATACTCGCGCCCGGGTGAGTCCCAAGTCACCTTTTTAGCCAGCGACTATCTCAAGCCTGATGAGGTGAAGGAGCTTTACTACCAGGTCCGCAAGAAGGTGGGCGATATCCGCCATACATTGCCGCAAGGTATTCAAGGGCCGTTCTTCAACGATGAATTTGGCGATACCTTTGGCAACATCTATGCGTTAACCGGTAAAGGCTTTGATTACCCGATTCTGAAAGATTATGCCGACCGTATTCAACTGCAGCTGCAACGCGTCAAAGACGTCGGCAAGATCGAGCTGCTCGGTCTGCAGGATGAGAAAATCTGGATTGAGCTATCAAATACCAAAGCCGCGACTCTGGGGTTATCCCTAGCCGCAGTGCAGCAAGCGCTTAATCAGCAAAACGCGGTGACGACCGCCGGGTTCTTTGAAACACCGACTGACCGTGTGCAGGTAAGGGTTGAGGGGCGATTCAAAACCCCGGAAGAAATCCGTAATTTCCCAATGCGCGTTGCCGGACGAACCTTTCGCCTGGGCGATGTGGCTGAGGTCAAGCGGGGCTTCAATGATCCCGCGGCGCCACGCATGCGTTTTATGGGTGAGGAGGCATTGGGTATTGCCGTGTCGATGAAGGACGGTGGCGACATCCTGCAGCTCGGTGAATCGCTGGAGAGCCAGTTCGCCCGAATCCAGCAAACCTTGCCAGCTGGCATGCAGTTGCACAAAGTGTCTGATCAACCTGCAGCCGTCAAATCAGGCGTTGGTGAGTTTGTTCAGGTGCTTGCTGAGGCATTGATTATCGTACTGCTGGTGAGTTTTTTCTCATTAGGGTTACGCACCGGTTTGGTGGTGGCACTGTCGATTCCGCTGGTGCTGGCTATGACTTTTGCGACCATGTACTACCTGGGCATCGGCTTGCATAAAATATCTTTGGGCGCGCTGGTGCTCGCACTTGGTTTGCTGGTGGATGACGCGATCATTGCGGTTGAGATGATGGCGATCAAGATGGAGCAGGGTTTCGACCGGGTAAAGGCGGCCAGTTACGCCTGGACCAGCACCGCTTTCCCGATGTTGACGGGCACCCTGATTACGGCCGCAGGCTTCTTGCCGATTGCTACTGCGCAATCAGGGACAGGCGAATACACGCGTTCAATCTTTCAGGTGGTGTCCATTGCACTGTTGGTGTCATGGATTGCAGCAGTGATTTTTGTACCCTATCTAGGCGCTAAATTTTTGCCTGATCTGGCCAAGCTACACGCGGCAAAGCATGGTGGCAGTGCTGCTGGGCATGACCCATACGCGACGCCTTTTTATCAGCGGGTGCGGCGTACGGTCACTTGGTGTGTACGCCACCGTAAAACAGTGATCCTGGTAACCGTGTGCATGTTTGTGGTTTCGTTGGGCTTATTCAAGCTGGTGCCGCAACAGTTCTTCCCCGCATCGAATCGTCTCGAACTGATGGTCGACTTGAAGTTGGCTGAGGGTGCCTCACTGCGCGCGACTGAAGAGCAAACCAAACGCTTGGAAGCGTTGCTCAAAACCCATGAAGGTATCGATAACTTTGTGGCATATGTGGGCAGTGGTTCGCCGCGTTTCTATCTACCGCTCGACCAACAATTGCCGGCCGCCAGTTTTGCCCAGTTTGTGGTGTTAACCAAAAACATCGAACAGCGTGAGGAAATTCGCAACTGGTTGATTAAAACCATGAACGAGGAATTTCCGACTTTGCGCACGCGTATTTCGCGTCTGGAAAATGGCCCGCCAGTGGGTTATCCAATTCAGCTGAGAGTCTCGGGCGAGCACATTGATACGGTGCGCGCGCTAGCGCGTCAGGTCGCAGTCAAGGTGCGTGAAAACCCGTACGTGACTAACGTGCATCTCGACTGGGAAGAGCCGAGCAAAGTCGTGCGGGTCAATATTGACCAGGACCGTGCGCGAGCGCTGGGTATTACGTCCGAAGATATTGCTGACTTCCTGCGTGGGACCCTGATCGGTACCACCGTTAGCCAATTTCGTGAAGATGATGAGTTGATCGAAATACTGCTGCGCGGAACTGACCAGGAGCGGCGCAGCCTGGATATGCTGCCAAGCCTGGCGATCCAGACCAGCAGCGGTAAGAACGTTGCGCTGTCGCAGGTTGCAACACTTGAGTACGGCTTTGAGGAAGGCATCATCTGGCACCGCGAGCGTCTACCAACGGTCACTGTGCGCGCAGATGTTTACGGCAAAGAGCAGCCTTCAAGCATCATTACGCAAATATTGCCGACACTTGATCAAGTTCGCGCAGAGTTACCTTCAGGCTATTTGCTGAATGTTGGCGGTACGGTTGAGGATGCTTCCAAGGGCCAGACGTCGGTGAACGCCGGTGTGCCGCTGTTCATCGTGGTGGTGTTGACCCTGTTGATGTTGCAATTGAGGAGTTTCTCGCGCACGGCGATGGTGTTTATTACTGCACCATTGGGATTGATCGGTGTGACCCTGTTCTTGCTGTTGTTCAACCAGCCGTTTGGTTTCGTCGCCATGCTCGGCACCATCGCGCTGTCGGGCATGATCATGCGTAACTCGGTGATTCTGGTTGATCAGATCGAGCAGGACATCAGTGCCGGGCAAGATCGCTGGAACGCGATTATCGACGCCACTGTGCGGCGTTTCCGTCCCATCGCCTTGACGGCTTTGGCTGCGGTGCTTGCAATGATTCCGTTGTCACGCAGCATCTTCTTCGGGCCAATGGCGGTCGCGATTATGGGCGGATTAATTGTCGCTACTGCGCTGACCCTGCTGTTCTTGCCTGCGCTGTATGCCGCCTGGTTTAGGGTCAAGGAGAACCCGCAGACCTAA
- a CDS encoding ATP-dependent zinc protease — MKLPYIKALAVSILALGLAGPVLAAQSAKVFGWVEEGEIEPEGIAVKIKLDTGAKTSSMDAKDLDRFSKDGDEWVRFNVELEDTDTGKLKTMKVERKVVRNIKVRGAGGSERRPVVMMSMCIGDQVYKEQFSLKNRGKMNYPVLIGRSTIEHLGLVDVSKTFTSEPDCKK; from the coding sequence TTGAAGTTGCCGTATATAAAAGCACTAGCCGTATCAATTCTCGCACTGGGCCTTGCTGGGCCGGTACTTGCAGCTCAGTCGGCCAAGGTTTTTGGTTGGGTTGAGGAGGGCGAGATCGAGCCTGAAGGCATCGCCGTCAAGATCAAACTCGACACCGGCGCCAAGACCTCATCAATGGATGCCAAGGATCTGGACCGGTTTAGCAAAGACGGCGACGAATGGGTGCGTTTTAATGTTGAGCTGGAAGACACTGACACCGGCAAGCTGAAAACCATGAAGGTTGAGCGCAAAGTCGTGCGCAATATTAAAGTGCGCGGTGCTGGCGGGTCAGAGCGTCGTCCAGTGGTGATGATGAGCATGTGTATTGGTGATCAGGTGTACAAGGAACAGTTCTCACTGAAAAACCGTGGCAAGATGAATTATCCCGTGCTGATCGGTCGTAGCACGATTGAGCACTTAGGCTTGGTCGATGTATCGAAGACTTTCACCAGCGAGCCCGATTGCAAGAAATAG